The following proteins are co-located in the Elusimicrobiota bacterium genome:
- a CDS encoding P-II family nitrogen regulator: MKLVIAIIQPDRLEEVKKELYKKEVNLITVNEVLGHGKQMGVTEVYRGVKESGNLLRKVRLEIAVNEMFVQPTIDAIIAGARTGNVGDGKIFVLDLKECIRIRTGEKGGEAIG; this comes from the coding sequence ATGAAACTGGTAATAGCAATAATTCAACCAGACAGACTTGAAGAAGTAAAAAAAGAGCTTTATAAAAAGGAGGTTAATCTTATTACAGTCAATGAGGTTTTAGGACACGGCAAGCAGATGGGTGTAACAGAAGTATATCGCGGTGTTAAAGAAAGCGGTAATTTACTGAGAAAAGTAAGGCTTGAAATCGCCGTAAACGAAATGTTTGTCCAACCCACAATTGACGCAATCATCGCCGGCGCGAGAACAGGCAATGTCGGCGACGGCAAAATATTTGTTTTGGATTTAAAGGAATGCATCCGGATAAGGACAGGTGAAAAAGGAGGTGAAGCAATCGGATAA
- a CDS encoding glutamine synthetase family protein, producing MKTKNDVLAIVKKENVKFIKLWFVDILGQLKSFTITPRELEGALSEGMGFDGSSIEGFARIFESDLIAKANPETFEILPWRPQDEKVARMFCDILNPDGTPYDGDTRYILKKNLEEVKKLGFTFNVGPELEYFYFKSDKSPEIIDEGGYFDYVPLDEAHDLRRDTVLYLEKMGIKVEYSHHEVAPSQHEIDLRYNDAITMADNVMTYKVVVKQVAYSKGLYATFMPKPLFGKNGSGMHVHQSLFKGNKNAFFDAKDKYLLSPLAKHYIAGVLKHVPEICAITNQWVNSYKRLVPGYEAPVYISWARRNRSALVRVPMYKPGKEVATRIELRFPDPACNPYLAFSVMLAAGLDGIKNKYPLTEPIEKDIFHMNETERRKEKIFSLPGSLIEAIELAEKSELLKKALGQHVFEKFIENKKIEWDMYRTQITGYEIEKYLPVL from the coding sequence ATGAAGACGAAAAATGATGTTTTGGCAATTGTAAAGAAGGAGAATGTAAAGTTTATCAAGTTGTGGTTTGTGGATATTCTTGGACAGTTGAAATCATTCACAATTACACCGAGAGAACTTGAAGGCGCTCTTTCGGAAGGTATGGGATTTGATGGTTCGTCCATTGAAGGTTTTGCGAGAATTTTCGAATCGGATTTAATTGCTAAGGCGAATCCGGAAACATTTGAAATATTACCATGGAGACCTCAAGATGAAAAAGTTGCCCGTATGTTCTGTGACATATTGAATCCTGATGGTACGCCGTATGACGGGGATACAAGATATATTTTAAAGAAGAACCTGGAAGAAGTAAAGAAACTTGGGTTTACATTTAATGTAGGACCGGAATTAGAATACTTTTATTTTAAATCTGATAAATCGCCGGAAATTATTGATGAAGGCGGATATTTTGATTATGTGCCTTTGGATGAAGCGCATGATTTAAGAAGAGATACGGTACTCTATCTTGAAAAAATGGGGATAAAAGTTGAATATTCGCATCACGAAGTTGCACCTTCACAGCATGAGATAGATTTGCGTTATAATGATGCGATTACCATGGCAGATAATGTTATGACATATAAAGTAGTTGTTAAACAGGTTGCCTATTCCAAAGGGCTTTATGCTACTTTTATGCCGAAACCTTTGTTTGGAAAGAACGGTTCCGGTATGCATGTTCATCAATCATTGTTTAAAGGGAATAAAAATGCTTTTTTTGATGCAAAAGATAAATATCTTTTATCTCCGCTTGCAAAACATTATATAGCAGGCGTATTAAAGCACGTTCCTGAAATATGTGCAATAACTAACCAGTGGGTCAATTCTTATAAGCGTTTAGTCCCAGGTTACGAAGCACCGGTTTATATATCATGGGCAAGAAGGAACCGCTCGGCGCTTGTCAGAGTTCCGATGTATAAGCCCGGTAAAGAAGTTGCAACCAGAATTGAGTTGCGTTTTCCTGACCCGGCTTGCAACCCGTATCTTGCATTTTCTGTAATGCTTGCAGCAGGTCTTGATGGGATTAAGAACAAATATCCTTTGACCGAACCAATCGAGAAAGATATATTTCATATGAATGAAACGGAACGTAGAAAAGAAAAAATATTTTCACTTCCCGGTTCTTTGATTGAAGCTATAGAACTTGCTGAGAAGAGCGAACTTTTAAAAAAAGCACTTGGTCAACATGTGTTTGAGAAATTTATAGAGAACAAAAAAATAGAATGGGATATGTATCGTACCCAGATAACAGGTTACGAAATAGAGAAGTATTTACCTGTTCTGTAA
- the serA gene encoding phosphoglycerate dehydrogenase, producing the protein MKKVLISDPLAKEGIEVLKNNPEFSVTVKTGLKPEELLKIIGEFDGLLVRSETKVTKEILAAAQNLKVIGRAGTGVDNIDVKEASKKGIVVMNVPGGNTISAAEHTVSMLLSLSRNIPQANASLKKGEWKKKEFVGVEVLGKTVGVVGFGKIGIEVAKRLLSFGMKVLVFDPFISKERAVQLGVESVSLDELFKESDYITIHTPKTEATKNLINAETIKKMKDGVRIVNCARGGLIDEQALASALKSGKVKGAALDVFEKEPLVESPFFEINSVIMTPHLGASTEEAQTNVSVEVAKQVVEYFSIGTIRNAVNFPFIPSEMLQKMQPYINLSEKLGLFASQFADGRISSIEINYSGEVTKYDLASLTIAAVKGVLENMSEEGVVNFINALIVAQEKGIKVSESRISETTDFTNLVVVKLKTEVGESIIAGTVFGKKDFRIVRINDYYVDVEPDKNILVFSNTDKPGVVGKIGMILGKNSVNIASMEVGRKTVGGEAITIINVDDVIAENVLKEIKNQPEIKNVKMIVL; encoded by the coding sequence ATGAAAAAAGTTCTTATTAGCGATCCACTAGCAAAGGAAGGGATTGAAGTTCTTAAAAACAATCCTGAATTTTCTGTTACTGTGAAAACCGGACTCAAACCTGAGGAGCTCTTAAAAATTATCGGCGAGTTTGACGGACTTTTAGTCAGAAGTGAAACGAAAGTTACAAAGGAAATTTTAGCTGCAGCTCAAAATTTAAAAGTCATAGGTCGTGCAGGGACCGGTGTTGATAACATAGATGTCAAAGAGGCGTCAAAAAAAGGGATTGTTGTTATGAACGTTCCCGGAGGGAATACCATTTCTGCTGCGGAACACACTGTTTCTATGCTGCTTTCACTTTCAAGAAATATTCCGCAGGCAAATGCGTCGCTTAAAAAAGGCGAGTGGAAAAAGAAAGAATTTGTCGGTGTTGAAGTATTGGGAAAAACTGTGGGAGTTGTCGGTTTCGGAAAAATCGGGATTGAAGTTGCAAAACGGCTCCTGTCCTTTGGAATGAAAGTGCTTGTTTTCGACCCGTTTATTTCAAAAGAAAGAGCGGTTCAATTAGGAGTTGAATCCGTTTCATTGGATGAACTTTTTAAAGAATCGGATTATATAACGATTCACACACCTAAAACAGAAGCGACAAAAAACCTTATTAATGCTGAAACAATCAAGAAAATGAAAGATGGAGTCCGTATAGTTAACTGTGCCAGAGGAGGACTTATTGATGAACAGGCACTGGCTTCGGCGTTAAAATCCGGCAAAGTTAAAGGTGCTGCTCTTGATGTTTTTGAAAAAGAACCTTTAGTCGAGTCGCCTTTTTTTGAAATTAACAGTGTTATAATGACACCGCACTTAGGTGCATCAACAGAAGAAGCCCAGACAAACGTTTCTGTTGAAGTAGCTAAGCAGGTTGTTGAATATTTTTCTATAGGTACAATAAGAAATGCGGTAAATTTTCCGTTTATACCTTCTGAAATGCTTCAGAAAATGCAGCCTTATATCAACCTTTCCGAAAAATTAGGTTTATTTGCTTCACAATTTGCTGACGGCAGAATTTCATCGATTGAAATTAATTATTCGGGTGAAGTTACAAAATATGATTTAGCGTCTCTGACAATTGCTGCTGTTAAAGGTGTTCTTGAAAATATGAGCGAAGAAGGGGTCGTTAATTTTATTAATGCCCTGATAGTCGCGCAGGAAAAAGGCATAAAGGTTTCAGAATCAAGAATTTCTGAAACAACCGATTTTACTAATCTGGTAGTTGTAAAGTTGAAAACTGAGGTTGGCGAGAGTATTATTGCCGGGACAGTTTTTGGCAAAAAGGATTTTCGCATTGTAAGGATTAACGACTATTATGTAGATGTGGAACCTGATAAAAATATTCTTGTTTTTTCCAACACAGATAAACCGGGTGTTGTCGGTAAAATAGGAATGATTCTTGGAAAAAATTCTGTGAATATCGCTTCAATGGAAGTCGGCAGAAAAACAGTTGGCGGTGAAGCGATTACAATTATAAATGTTGATGATGTAATAGCAGAAAATGTTTTAAAGGAAATAAAAAATCAGCCCGAAATAAAAAATGTAAAGATGATAGTCCTATAA
- a CDS encoding aconitate hydratase, with protein sequence MKQNIVQKIIEKHLLEGSIKAGEEIGIRIDQTLTQDATGTLAYLEFEAMGVKKIKTKRSVSYIDHNTLQTGFENADDHKYLQSIAEKYGLYFSPSGNGVCHQLHLERFAVPSETLIGSDSHTPTSGALGMLAIGVGGLDIAYALATGKFYFKVPKIVNIQLSGKLTGWASAKDVILELLRRLTVKGGVGKIFEYSGEGVRTLSVYERATITNMGAELGLTTSIFPSDEQTKKFLKLQKRENEWQEICADEYALYDETIKIDLGEIVPLVACPHSPDNVKKVKDIGKVKLDQVIIGSCTNSSLVDLMLVAKIVKGKKVKVSTIVSPGSKQVLMNLVKTGALYDMIDSGIRVLEPACGPCIGMGCAPNAGGVSLRTFNRNFEGRSGTADAQMYISGPVVAAFSAIEGNITEPSGKIPKIKLPKNIILGDDLIVAPQQGKSDVRIYKGENIKPMEDIVELEDVIIGEVILKLKDNITTDDIIPAGAKILPLRSNIPAISQYVFNKIDPEFVEKVKNKSGSIIVAGINYGQGSSREHAALCLRYLGVKVILAKSYARIHKSNLVNFGIAPLAFENPADYEKIDIFDKLEIKDVKDDISKCKLTIKNITKDTSFTVTHDLTQRQLKILLAGGLLNYR encoded by the coding sequence ATGAAACAAAACATTGTTCAAAAAATTATTGAAAAACATTTGTTGGAAGGTAGTATAAAAGCCGGTGAGGAAATTGGTATAAGAATCGACCAGACTCTTACCCAGGACGCGACAGGTACGCTTGCTTATCTTGAATTTGAGGCTATGGGTGTTAAAAAAATAAAAACAAAACGGTCGGTATCATATATTGACCATAACACGCTCCAGACCGGTTTTGAAAATGCCGATGACCACAAGTACTTGCAATCAATAGCGGAAAAATATGGTCTTTATTTTTCCCCCAGCGGTAACGGTGTCTGTCATCAGCTCCATTTAGAAAGGTTTGCTGTTCCGTCTGAAACCCTGATTGGGTCTGATTCCCATACACCGACTTCGGGTGCATTGGGAATGCTTGCCATAGGTGTTGGTGGGTTAGATATTGCATATGCGCTGGCTACCGGTAAATTTTATTTTAAAGTGCCAAAAATTGTTAATATTCAGCTTTCAGGAAAACTAACCGGATGGGCGTCCGCAAAAGACGTTATTTTGGAACTTTTGCGCAGGTTGACTGTCAAAGGCGGAGTCGGTAAGATTTTTGAATACAGCGGTGAAGGAGTCCGGACTCTTTCCGTTTATGAGCGGGCGACCATTACAAATATGGGCGCTGAGTTAGGATTGACGACATCAATCTTTCCTTCAGATGAACAAACCAAAAAATTTCTGAAATTACAAAAAAGAGAGAATGAATGGCAGGAGATTTGTGCTGATGAATATGCTTTATATGACGAGACCATAAAAATTGATTTAGGGGAAATTGTCCCTCTTGTCGCCTGCCCGCATTCACCTGATAATGTAAAGAAGGTTAAGGATATTGGAAAAGTAAAATTAGACCAGGTAATTATTGGTTCCTGTACTAATTCTTCGCTGGTAGATTTAATGCTGGTTGCTAAAATAGTAAAAGGTAAAAAAGTGAAAGTATCTACAATAGTTTCTCCGGGCTCGAAGCAGGTTCTTATGAATTTGGTAAAGACAGGTGCTTTATACGATATGATTGATTCCGGTATAAGGGTGCTTGAACCTGCTTGCGGTCCCTGTATAGGAATGGGTTGTGCACCTAATGCAGGGGGTGTTTCTTTAAGGACCTTTAATAGAAATTTTGAGGGAAGGAGTGGAACAGCCGATGCTCAAATGTACATCTCCGGACCTGTTGTCGCCGCGTTTTCTGCGATTGAAGGCAATATTACAGAACCATCGGGAAAAATACCAAAAATAAAATTACCTAAAAATATTATATTGGGTGATGATTTAATAGTCGCTCCTCAGCAGGGAAAGTCAGATGTCCGGATATATAAAGGTGAAAATATAAAACCAATGGAAGATATTGTTGAATTGGAAGATGTTATTATCGGTGAGGTAATACTTAAACTTAAAGATAATATAACTACGGATGACATTATCCCGGCCGGTGCGAAGATATTGCCTTTGCGTTCAAATATTCCCGCAATTTCCCAATACGTATTTAATAAAATCGACCCTGAATTTGTTGAAAAGGTAAAAAATAAAAGTGGCAGTATTATTGTTGCAGGTATAAATTATGGGCAGGGCTCGTCACGCGAACATGCAGCTTTATGTCTTAGGTATCTTGGTGTAAAAGTGATTCTTGCAAAATCATATGCAAGAATACACAAATCAAACCTTGTTAATTTTGGAATTGCACCTTTAGCTTTTGAAAATCCGGCAGATTACGAAAAGATTGATATTTTCGATAAACTTGAAATTAAGGATGTTAAAGATGATATTTCTAAATGCAAACTTACCATTAAAAATATCACAAAAGATACTTCCTTTACGGTTACCCACGATTTAACCCAAAGACAGCTAAAAATTCTCTTAGCTGGCGGGCTGTTGAACTACAGGTGA
- a CDS encoding transposase — MNLSENYRKNSLRLKTWDYFLPGSYFFTICTFKRAVIFNAEFIRNKTIDIFKNLSTIKDVTIHVIVITIDHIHGLVTLPEERKVNLSQYIGISKVKITQMVRKECDQTMGGQARPYADMIGFHYKKKQADMIWQRSYYDHIIRNEQDFNEKAKYIENHPFKEDSEIYSEWH; from the coding sequence ATGAATTTATCTGAAAATTATCGTAAAAATTCTTTACGCCTTAAAACCTGGGATTATTTTTTACCGGGTTCATATTTTTTTACAATTTGTACGTTTAAACGGGCAGTAATATTCAATGCTGAATTTATTCGCAATAAAACAATTGATATTTTTAAGAATCTTTCAACGATAAAAGATGTAACAATACATGTAATTGTGATTACGATAGACCATATTCATGGACTTGTAACTTTACCGGAAGAAAGAAAAGTAAATTTATCACAATATATCGGCATATCAAAGGTAAAAATAACCCAAATGGTTCGCAAAGAATGCGACCAAACAATGGGCGGGCAAGCCCGCCCCTACGCGGACATGATTGGTTTTCATTATAAGAAAAAACAGGCGGACATGATATGGCAGCGATCTTATTATGACCATATAATTCGCAATGAACAGGATTTCAATGAAAAGGCAAAATATATTGAAAATCACCCTTTCAAAGAAGACAGTGAGATATATTCGGAATGGCATTAA
- the amrB gene encoding AmmeMemoRadiSam system protein B yields MKREPAVAGQFYPADKNELSKMIDGFLSKTKRQNLNGKIIGLISPHAGYVFSGQTAAYAYKQIEGEKIDTVILIGSSHNFPVKNAALWTGGNFSTPIGDIKIDDEIVKELLHDPSKIIQADNDVHIPEHSIEVQIPFLQKVLSNFKIVAILINDMQQYEEVAGVIAKVIKGSNKSILLVASTDMTHYPVKKDAEMIDKNTLDTIEKFNPEKLIETDENWLSKGITELHCTLCGLPAVLTVMAASKILGADKAVTIHYSNSAESTYGDENRVVGYGAVAFVRTGNKSEVRGPRSEVKSSKSEKKEFSITKESQKELLNIARSSIEGYLTNGKIPKFSTKNQELLNNGAVFVTLEKSHDLRGCIGTTEARMPLYEAVTQLAIAAAVEDHRFPPVSKNELKDITIEISVLSPLTKVASVDEIIEGKHGVVIKKGLRSGLFLPQVWEHPELCKKDAFLSELCYQKAGLEPDAWKKGDVDIYIFTVFAFKEK; encoded by the coding sequence ATGAAACGGGAACCTGCTGTCGCAGGACAATTTTACCCTGCAGATAAAAATGAACTTTCAAAAATGATTGATGGCTTTTTATCAAAGACCAAAAGACAAAACCTTAACGGTAAAATAATAGGACTTATTTCCCCACATGCCGGATATGTATTTTCAGGACAGACTGCTGCTTATGCTTATAAGCAGATTGAAGGTGAAAAAATTGACACTGTGATTTTGATAGGGTCAAGTCATAACTTTCCGGTAAAAAATGCTGCTTTATGGACAGGCGGGAATTTTTCAACCCCTATAGGGGATATTAAAATTGATGATGAAATTGTAAAAGAACTCTTGCACGACCCATCAAAAATTATTCAGGCAGACAATGATGTTCATATCCCGGAACATTCAATAGAAGTCCAAATTCCATTTTTACAAAAGGTGCTGAGTAATTTTAAAATTGTAGCTATACTTATAAATGATATGCAGCAATATGAAGAAGTTGCCGGGGTAATTGCAAAAGTAATTAAAGGTTCCAATAAATCCATATTACTTGTTGCATCAACAGATATGACTCATTATCCTGTAAAAAAAGATGCAGAAATGATAGATAAAAATACACTTGATACAATAGAAAAATTTAATCCGGAGAAACTAATAGAAACTGATGAAAATTGGTTGTCAAAAGGAATTACTGAACTTCACTGTACATTATGCGGGCTTCCTGCCGTATTGACTGTTATGGCTGCTTCAAAAATTTTGGGAGCTGACAAAGCGGTAACAATCCATTATTCCAATTCTGCTGAATCAACTTATGGTGATGAAAACAGGGTTGTGGGGTATGGGGCGGTGGCATTTGTGAGAACGGGAAATAAGTCCGAGGTCCGAGGTCCGAGGTCCGAGGTCAAAAGTTCAAAGTCAGAGAAAAAGGAATTTTCAATAACCAAAGAATCACAGAAGGAATTACTGAATATTGCTCGAAGTTCTATCGAGGGGTATTTAACTAACGGGAAAATTCCCAAATTTTCTACTAAAAATCAGGAATTATTAAATAATGGTGCTGTATTTGTTACGCTTGAGAAAAGCCATGATTTACGGGGATGTATAGGGACAACGGAAGCAAGAATGCCTTTATATGAAGCGGTAACACAGCTTGCTATTGCTGCTGCTGTTGAAGACCATAGATTTCCACCGGTATCAAAAAATGAACTGAAAGATATAACAATAGAAATTTCTGTTCTGTCACCACTTACAAAAGTAGCATCAGTTGATGAAATTATTGAAGGCAAACACGGCGTTGTTATAAAAAAAGGGTTGCGTTCCGGATTATTTTTACCGCAAGTCTGGGAACATCCTGAACTTTGTAAAAAAGATGCATTTTTATCCGAATTATGCTATCAAAAAGCTGGACTTGAACCTGACGCCTGGAAAAAAGGTGATGTCGACATATATATATTTACTGTTTTCGCATTTAAGGAAAAATAG
- a CDS encoding DUF1015 domain-containing protein yields the protein MPEIFSFYAIRYNRKDISDLVCPPYDVISPPEKELFLKKSSYNAVAIELPESHKSAKEKFEKWKEERVLIKEESPSFYLYEQTFYSKDKKYARIGFFALLKTEKFGKNIFPHEKTLSAPKVDRLELLKATKINTSPIFCLFSDTKNIFKEISQRIKAKEPNIFVRLPKVFERVWIINDLKTINSLKKLLKNNKILIADGHHRYETFHEFTNGGNILSFLCPFEDKGLLILPTHRLIKKWKVKSTKTLSNYFKITKNNGDFKFYMNNKFINVKVKKKRNGLPIEYLHSTILKDAEFSYTKDEEEAIKRVDSGEFSAAVILNPLTIKDLKFIVRKKMILPQKSTYFYPKVSTGIVFNELG from the coding sequence ATGCCTGAAATATTTTCGTTTTATGCAATTAGATACAATAGAAAAGATATCTCTGATTTAGTATGTCCGCCGTATGATGTAATATCTCCGCCAGAAAAAGAATTGTTTCTGAAAAAGAGTTCATATAATGCAGTGGCTATCGAATTGCCGGAAAGCCATAAATCAGCAAAAGAAAAATTTGAAAAGTGGAAAGAAGAAAGAGTATTGATAAAAGAAGAAAGCCCGTCATTTTATTTATATGAGCAGACCTTTTATTCTAAAGATAAAAAATATGCGAGAATAGGTTTCTTTGCGCTTCTGAAGACAGAGAAATTCGGCAAAAACATTTTTCCTCATGAGAAAACGCTTTCAGCACCCAAAGTAGACAGGTTAGAACTTCTTAAGGCAACCAAAATAAATACCAGCCCCATATTCTGCCTTTTTTCAGATACTAAAAACATATTCAAGGAAATATCGCAAAGGATAAAAGCCAAAGAACCCAATATATTCGTAAGATTACCTAAAGTTTTTGAAAGAGTCTGGATTATAAATGATTTAAAAACAATAAATTCCTTAAAGAAACTTTTAAAAAACAATAAAATATTAATTGCTGATGGTCATCACAGGTATGAAACGTTTCATGAATTTACAAATGGCGGTAACATTTTATCGTTTTTATGTCCTTTTGAAGATAAGGGGTTATTAATTCTTCCTACCCATCGGCTGATTAAAAAGTGGAAAGTAAAAAGCACTAAAACATTAAGTAATTATTTTAAAATTACAAAAAATAACGGTGATTTTAAGTTTTACATGAATAATAAGTTTATAAATGTAAAAGTTAAAAAGAAACGCAATGGCTTGCCAATAGAATATTTGCATTCAACAATATTGAAAGATGCTGAGTTCAGTTATACAAAGGATGAGGAAGAAGCAATTAAAAGAGTTGATAGCGGTGAATTTTCCGCTGCGGTTATTTTAAATCCGTTAACAATAAAAGATTTGAAATTTATTGTGAGAAAAAAAATGATTTTACCTCAAAAATCCACATATTTCTATCCTAAAGTATCAACAGGAATTGTTTTCAATGAACTTGGTTGA
- a CDS encoding CvpA family protein produces the protein MNLVDISIFLLIIILAWFGSWIGILTTVSYVISGLIGSVLANLLYVKFAVFFSPKPSGLIISYLIIFVSVTAVAFYLCTIISKLLNILFLGLVDRFFGALLGVVLGVIFCGAILNIMVIVPLSSNIEYYVENSTFTPLIINNIIIPVMKPFSKNDYKVVTKDIPKEVVKKIKNLPSPHK, from the coding sequence ATGAACTTGGTTGATATTTCTATTTTTTTATTAATAATAATTCTCGCCTGGTTTGGTTCTTGGATAGGAATACTTACAACCGTTTCATATGTTATTTCCGGGCTAATAGGTTCTGTTCTTGCAAATTTACTTTATGTAAAATTTGCAGTTTTTTTTTCGCCTAAACCATCTGGTTTAATAATAAGTTATCTGATAATATTCGTATCCGTAACTGCTGTTGCATTTTATCTGTGTACTATAATTTCAAAGCTGCTGAATATCTTATTTTTGGGACTGGTTGACAGGTTTTTTGGTGCATTACTGGGAGTTGTTTTAGGTGTTATTTTTTGTGGTGCAATTTTGAATATTATGGTAATAGTTCCTTTATCCAGCAATATAGAATATTACGTAGAAAATTCCACATTTACGCCTTTAATAATTAATAACATAATAATCCCTGTAATGAAACCATTTTCAAAGAATGATTACAAGGTAGTTACAAAAGATATTCCTAAAGAAGTTGTTAAAAAAATTAAAAACCTGCCTTCCCCGCATAAATGA
- a CDS encoding anthranilate synthase component I family protein has product MKKPFLFCLNSIYNPIDLFEKISTGEQYSFFLDSVEKGKNAAYSLIGFNCDMVVKSKHNKIKIIKNGKIEVETGNPVEYLRKIFYKKVKEFKCNEKIIKGNLPLNVGGAIGYFSYDIRHFFEKLPASAIDDIKLPDMYFAFCRNFIIINQNTNQAKILILADTKTNAISELNRIYKILEKESSCDSKNKKKKIKIKSNLTKKQFENIVKKAKDYIKEGDIFQANLSHRLECVFDGNPLLLYRNLRKVNPSPFSCFLNFPDLKIFGCSPERLLKIENGKVITRPIAGTRPRGLSKLKDEQLKNELLVDAKEKAEHIMLVDLERNDLGRVCEYGSVKVNEMMITESYSHVSHIVSNVCGILKKNKDVFDVIASIFPGGTITGCPKIRCMEIIDELEPTARGPYTGSCGWIGYNGDCDLNIIIRTFILKDKKLYFQVGAGIVADSVPEREYHETLHKAKALIQALKETR; this is encoded by the coding sequence ATGAAAAAACCATTCTTATTTTGTCTTAATTCTATTTATAATCCAATAGACCTTTTTGAGAAAATTTCTACAGGAGAGCAGTATTCTTTTTTTCTTGATAGTGTAGAAAAAGGGAAAAATGCAGCGTATTCTCTGATAGGTTTCAATTGCGATATGGTAGTTAAAAGCAAACATAATAAAATTAAGATAATCAAAAATGGAAAAATCGAAGTTGAAACCGGTAATCCTGTAGAATATTTAAGAAAAATATTTTATAAAAAAGTAAAAGAGTTTAAGTGTAATGAAAAAATAATTAAGGGTAATCTGCCGCTAAACGTTGGCGGTGCAATAGGGTATTTTTCATATGATATCCGGCATTTTTTTGAAAAATTGCCGGCATCCGCTATTGATGATATTAAATTACCAGACATGTATTTTGCTTTTTGCAGGAACTTTATAATTATCAATCAAAATACAAACCAGGCAAAAATATTAATACTTGCTGATACTAAAACTAATGCCATAAGTGAATTAAACAGGATTTACAAAATATTAGAAAAAGAAAGTTCTTGCGATTCTAAAAACAAAAAAAAGAAAATTAAAATTAAGTCAAATTTAACTAAAAAACAGTTCGAGAACATTGTCAAAAAAGCAAAAGATTACATTAAAGAAGGTGATATTTTCCAGGCTAACCTTTCGCACAGGCTGGAATGTGTTTTTGACGGAAATCCGTTATTACTTTATAGAAATTTAAGGAAAGTAAATCCGTCGCCATTTTCCTGCTTCTTGAATTTTCCGGATTTGAAGATTTTCGGCTGCTCGCCGGAACGCCTTCTTAAAATAGAAAATGGTAAAGTGATAACAAGGCCTATTGCCGGAACAAGACCACGGGGTTTAAGTAAATTGAAAGATGAGCAACTTAAAAATGAGCTTTTAGTAGATGCCAAAGAAAAAGCTGAACATATAATGCTTGTTGATTTGGAAAGGAATGACTTAGGACGAGTTTGTGAATACGGTAGCGTTAAAGTAAACGAAATGATGATAACTGAAAGTTATTCTCACGTTTCCCACATCGTATCAAATGTTTGCGGTATTCTTAAGAAAAATAAAGACGTGTTTGATGTAATAGCGTCAATTTTCCCCGGAGGAACTATTACCGGTTGCCCGAAAATCAGATGTATGGAAATTATAGATGAACTTGAACCGACAGCCCGTGGACCTTATACCGGGAGTTGCGGTTGGATAGGATACAACGGCGATTGTGACCTTAACATAATAATAAGAACCTTTATTTTAAAAGACAAAAAATTATATTTTCAAGTAGGTGCCGGAATTGTCGCCGATTCCGTCCCCGAAAGAGAATATCACGAAACACTTCACAAAGCCAAAGCATTAATCCAAGCTCTAAAAGAAACAAGGTAA